One segment of Trichlorobacter ammonificans DNA contains the following:
- a CDS encoding FprA family A-type flavoprotein: protein MKGTVQIREGIHWVGVLHPELRVFDDLFPTEHGTTYNSYLIQGSEKTALIDTVKGKFTDLFMDKIRALIDPATIDYIIVNHAEPDHSGSLAYLLEQCPNATVVSSQAAKNFVGNMIHRPFASRVVKEGDTLDLGGRTLRFIMAPFLHWPDTIFTRLEEENLLFTCDAFGAHYCDTAHIFNDETDDFTAARHFYFDCIFRPFKDKVLAAVEKIRHDVIDMILPSHGPIIRTDPWKVIQQFEAWSKPTSFCKKIVLLYISPHGNTEKMAKAVVEGAASDGIEVACHHIVGMDTNELRTLLEEADALIFGIPTIARDIPAPMWNVLSALTSVKLKTTMAAVFGSYGWSGEACKMAEERLKGLGFKLVAEPVRTTFTPTADILEQCVELGRKVAGEVAQKG from the coding sequence ATGAAAGGCACTGTTCAGATACGCGAAGGCATCCACTGGGTCGGTGTACTGCATCCCGAACTGCGGGTCTTCGACGATCTCTTCCCGACCGAGCACGGCACCACCTATAACAGCTACCTCATTCAGGGGAGTGAGAAGACCGCACTGATCGACACCGTCAAAGGCAAGTTCACCGACCTGTTCATGGACAAGATCAGAGCTCTGATCGATCCCGCAACCATTGACTACATTATCGTCAACCATGCCGAACCGGACCACTCCGGCTCTCTTGCCTACCTGCTGGAGCAGTGCCCCAACGCCACGGTGGTATCCAGCCAGGCCGCCAAGAACTTCGTTGGCAACATGATCCATCGCCCCTTCGCCTCCCGGGTGGTCAAGGAGGGGGACACGCTTGATCTGGGCGGCCGCACCCTGCGCTTCATCATGGCTCCCTTCCTGCACTGGCCCGACACGATCTTCACCCGACTCGAAGAAGAAAACCTGCTCTTCACCTGCGACGCCTTCGGGGCCCACTACTGCGACACCGCGCATATCTTCAACGACGAAACCGACGACTTTACCGCGGCCCGTCACTTCTATTTCGATTGCATTTTCCGGCCTTTCAAGGACAAGGTGCTGGCTGCCGTGGAAAAAATCCGGCATGACGTCATCGATATGATTTTACCCAGCCATGGGCCGATCATCCGCACCGACCCCTGGAAAGTGATCCAGCAGTTTGAAGCATGGAGTAAACCCACCTCGTTCTGCAAAAAAATTGTGCTTCTCTACATTTCTCCCCACGGCAACACTGAAAAGATGGCCAAGGCAGTGGTCGAGGGGGCTGCTAGTGACGGCATCGAAGTGGCCTGCCACCACATCGTGGGGATGGACACCAACGAACTGCGCACGCTGCTGGAAGAGGCCGATGCGTTGATATTCGGTATTCCCACCATTGCCCGCGACATCCCTGCCCCCATGTGGAATGTCCTGTCGGCCCTGACGTCCGTCAAGCTCAAAACCACCATGGCCGCCGTATTTGGCAGCTACGGCTGGAGCGGCGAAGCCTGCAAGATGGCGGAAGAGCGGCTCAAGGGGCTCGGTTTCAAACTGGTGGCCGAGCCGGTACGCACCACCTTTACCCCCACGGCGGATATACTGGAGCAGTGCGTTGAGCTCGGCCGGAAGGTTGCCGGCGAGGTTGCCCAGAAAGGGTGA
- the radA gene encoding DNA repair protein RadA: MRQKTVFSCSQCGCQSPKWLGKCPDCGAWNSMTEERLTAVPAQAGRTAGERAAPVPIDEVPPQAEVRLPCGIGELDRVLGGGLVPGSLVLIGGDPGIGKSTLLLQAMHHLAVAGDVLYVSGEESAAQTRLRGERLGLSGRPLLVLAENGLEEIVSRIEQVKPRAVVIDSIQTVWTRTLESAPGSVSQVRESAGRLMVLAKGSGIPIFIVGHVTKDGAIAGPRVLEHMVDTVLYFEGDRGHPYRILRAVKNRFGSTNEIGVFEMRAGGLDEVTNPSELFLSERPLDAPGSVVTASLEGSRPLLVEIQALVTPSSYGTPRRTTIGVDSNRLALLVAVLEKKAGLHLGGQDIFLNVAGGARLGEPAADLAIMLAVASSHLDRPLPQQMVVFGEVGLAGEIRAITQPELRIAEAAKLGFRDCLLPGGNVRRLDACRLQVQGVATVQEALRFLD, translated from the coding sequence GTGCGTCAAAAGACGGTGTTCAGTTGCAGCCAGTGTGGTTGCCAGAGCCCGAAGTGGTTGGGCAAGTGCCCGGACTGCGGGGCCTGGAACAGTATGACGGAAGAACGGCTGACCGCCGTGCCGGCTCAGGCCGGCCGGACAGCCGGCGAGCGTGCGGCGCCGGTGCCGATCGACGAGGTGCCGCCCCAGGCCGAGGTTCGCCTGCCCTGCGGAATCGGAGAGCTGGACCGGGTGCTGGGAGGCGGGCTGGTTCCCGGCTCCCTGGTGCTGATCGGCGGCGATCCCGGCATCGGCAAATCAACGCTGTTGCTGCAGGCCATGCACCATCTGGCCGTCGCCGGCGATGTTCTCTACGTGTCCGGCGAAGAGTCGGCGGCCCAGACCCGGCTGCGGGGAGAACGCTTGGGGCTTTCCGGCAGGCCGCTTTTGGTGCTGGCGGAAAACGGGCTTGAGGAGATTGTTTCCCGGATCGAACAGGTGAAGCCGCGGGCGGTGGTGATTGATTCGATCCAGACGGTCTGGACCCGCACGCTGGAGTCTGCGCCCGGCAGTGTCAGCCAGGTGCGGGAATCGGCCGGCCGGCTGATGGTCCTGGCCAAGGGAAGCGGCATTCCGATTTTTATCGTGGGGCATGTCACCAAGGATGGTGCCATTGCCGGCCCCCGGGTGCTGGAGCATATGGTGGATACGGTGCTCTACTTCGAAGGGGACCGGGGGCATCCCTACCGTATCCTGCGGGCGGTGAAGAACCGCTTCGGCTCCACCAACGAGATCGGTGTCTTTGAAATGAGAGCAGGGGGGCTGGACGAGGTGACCAACCCCTCGGAGCTGTTCCTGTCCGAGCGGCCGCTGGATGCCCCCGGTTCGGTGGTGACCGCCTCCCTCGAGGGGAGCCGCCCGCTGCTGGTGGAAATTCAGGCGTTGGTGACCCCCAGCTCCTACGGGACGCCGCGGCGTACCACCATCGGTGTGGACAGTAATCGGCTGGCGCTGCTGGTGGCGGTGCTGGAGAAGAAGGCGGGGCTGCATCTGGGGGGGCAGGATATTTTCCTGAATGTCGCCGGCGGCGCCCGGCTTGGCGAGCCGGCCGCCGACTTGGCCATCATGCTGGCGGTGGCGTCCAGTCACCTCGATCGTCCTCTTCCCCAGCAGATGGTGGTGTTCGGTGAGGTGGGGCTGGCTGGTGAGATACGGGCCATTACCCAGCCGGAGCTCCGGATTGCGGAGGCAGCCAAGCTGGGGTTCAGGGATTGTCTTCTGCCCGGCGGCAACGTGAGGCGTCTGGATGCCTGCCGCCTGCAGGTGCAGGGAGTTGCAACGGTACAGGAGGCGCTACGCTTCCTTGACTAG
- the dksA gene encoding RNA polymerase-binding protein DksA, translating to MDAEKLEQFRLLLLDEMKALLSEADKTVHEMADDAAHFPDPTDRATQESDRTFELRIRDRERKLLGKIKEALGRIEDGTYGICEDCGAEISEARLKARPVTTQCIDCKIEEEQKEKRP from the coding sequence ATGGACGCAGAAAAACTGGAACAATTCCGGCTGTTGCTGCTGGATGAGATGAAGGCGCTGCTTTCCGAAGCGGACAAGACCGTCCACGAAATGGCTGATGACGCTGCCCATTTTCCCGATCCCACCGACCGCGCCACCCAGGAGTCAGACCGCACCTTTGAGCTGCGCATACGGGACCGGGAGCGCAAGTTGCTGGGTAAGATCAAGGAAGCCCTGGGTCGGATCGAGGATGGCACCTATGGTATCTGCGAGGATTGCGGCGCCGAGATCAGTGAGGCGCGTTTGAAGGCCCGGCCGGTGACGACCCAGTGCATCGACTGCAAGATCGAGGAAGAACAGAAAGAAAAGCGCCCCTGA
- a CDS encoding sensor histidine kinase, with product MAEPRDWLMTDAAESIAPLTAPLPRTRDLTTSFLFSSTLLSTIHLNKLVHLILSALVYEPNQLFCRAMLYLHNPKTRTLQGMLGICRDDARSLRVVDMSPDNLLTGHWDLDDLAMERQRQAEFCSMVRASRINLEEDCPIVSRAVRERLPCRISHRDCLDCRGCGFVRRFEMSTFAIAPLVTRDRLVGIIVVDNCHGELAIEDDQLRLLQLFANQSSMALENSQLYRNLEQTHAELRDARQRLVHGAHLAALGEMVASLSHELKTPLVTIGGFAARLGKILEAETPQRQYLDTIISETQRLEHLLGDILAYSRKPTICYSCFDLREVVKESVDDYAIVFEEQGITCDLQLPKARWPVLGDAHQLKQVFINLLVNAQEAMPHGGVLRMSLSRGDTEKPSAVIVLRDSGGGIPEGSLTSIFTPFFTTKQRGTGLGLPIVNRIIQNHGGVITACNYQGGAEFRIVLPLAESSDEPG from the coding sequence GTGGCTGAACCCCGGGACTGGCTCATGACCGATGCTGCCGAATCCATAGCCCCCCTCACTGCTCCCCTGCCGCGGACGCGCGACCTGACCACTTCGTTTCTCTTCAGCTCGACCCTTCTTTCCACCATCCACCTCAATAAGCTGGTACACCTGATCCTGTCCGCCCTGGTGTACGAGCCGAATCAGCTCTTTTGCCGGGCCATGCTGTACCTGCATAACCCCAAAACCCGCACCTTGCAGGGAATGCTGGGCATCTGCCGGGATGATGCCCGCAGCCTGCGGGTGGTCGACATGAGTCCGGACAACCTGCTGACCGGCCATTGGGACCTCGATGACCTGGCCATGGAACGGCAGCGGCAGGCGGAATTCTGCTCCATGGTGCGTGCTTCACGGATCAATCTGGAGGAGGATTGCCCCATTGTTTCCCGGGCGGTGCGGGAGCGCCTTCCCTGCCGCATCAGCCACCGGGACTGCCTGGACTGCCGGGGCTGCGGTTTTGTCCGGCGGTTTGAGATGAGTACGTTTGCCATTGCTCCCCTGGTTACCCGTGACCGTCTGGTGGGGATCATTGTCGTCGACAACTGCCATGGTGAGCTGGCGATTGAGGATGACCAGTTGCGCCTGCTGCAACTCTTTGCCAACCAGTCCAGCATGGCGCTGGAGAACAGCCAGTTGTATCGCAACCTCGAACAGACCCACGCGGAGCTCCGCGATGCCCGCCAGCGCTTGGTACACGGTGCTCATCTTGCCGCGCTGGGTGAGATGGTCGCCTCCCTCTCCCACGAACTGAAAACGCCATTGGTCACCATCGGCGGCTTTGCCGCCCGGCTGGGAAAAATTCTGGAGGCTGAAACTCCTCAGCGGCAGTACCTGGATACGATCATCAGCGAAACCCAGCGCCTGGAGCACCTGCTGGGCGATATTCTTGCCTATTCCCGGAAGCCGACCATCTGCTACAGCTGTTTCGACCTGCGTGAGGTGGTCAAGGAAAGCGTCGACGACTATGCCATTGTCTTTGAGGAGCAGGGAATCACGTGCGATCTGCAGTTGCCGAAGGCGCGCTGGCCGGTCCTGGGGGATGCCCACCAGTTGAAACAGGTGTTTATCAATCTGCTGGTCAACGCCCAGGAGGCGATGCCCCACGGTGGCGTGCTGCGGATGAGCCTGAGCCGGGGCGATACGGAAAAACCCTCTGCGGTCATTGTGTTGCGCGACAGTGGTGGCGGCATCCCCGAAGGGTCGCTGACCAGCATCTTCACACCGTTCTTCACCACCAAGCAACGCGGTACCGGCCTGGGGCTGCCCATTGTCAACCGCATCATTCAGAACCATGGAGGCGTGATCACGGCCTGCAACTATCAGGGGGGTGCGGAGTTCAGGATTGTGCTGCCCCTTGCGGAATCGTCGGATGAGCCGGGGTAG